AAAATCAGGGATCAAAATTCATAGCGGCAGTTTTATAGACACGAATGAATTTATGCAAACATCAATTCCGAATATCTACGCTGCCGGTGATGTCACAGGGGAGTATTTATTTGTTTACTCAGCTGCTTATGAAGGTTCGCTCGCAGTTCAAAATATGTATGATGAGATAAAAACCAAAAAAGACTATGCTATTTTTCCCTGGGTTGTCTTTACCGATCCGCAGATTGCAGGAGTAGGGATGGATGAAAGTATGGCTAAAAATAACAAAATTGAATATGAAGTTTCCATAATTCAACTTAAAGATGTCCCTCGTTCACTTGCGGCACGAAATACAAAAGGATTTATTAAGCTTATCCGTAATAAAGAGAATGACAAATTAATTGGAGCGCGGATTTTAGCTTCCGAAGGTTCGGAATTGTTAATGGAAATTTCTCTTGCCATTAAATATGGAATTACCGTGAAGGAATTAAGAAAAATGTTTCATCCTTATCTTACTTTATCAGAAGGAGTAAAATTAGCAGCCATTAGTTTTGACAAAGATGTGAAGAAACTTAGCTGCTGTGCAATGTAAATTCTTAAGTAGCATTGTAATTAATAGATCATCATTAAAGAATTTTCTTGATTTAAACGGTTAGAATACACAAACAAAAAAGAGGCTGTCTCAAAAGGGGCAGCCTTTTTTGTTTTGTTCTCATAATTAGCACGAAGTGTCCCATCCTCAACCTGGTTCCAACTTATACATTACTGATTTATTGACTCCTCTCCCAACCATCAATATTAGAAAGTGTAGTACCTTGTTTTCGCCAGAAAATTGACCAAAGCGTGTTAACATAAACATGTCCTAACCTATTGTAATATATAGTAGTTAAGAGGAATATATATTTGTGTATCCGATCAATTTTTTGTATTTTTGCATATGAAAAAGACACCAAAAACCCCTGCATTCAAACCCTACGATCAGCACCAAATGTTTCTGTTTCCTCCTTCAATTGAGGATATGATACCCAAGGAGCATCCTGTTCGTGTGGTAAACTCAATTCTTGATAAAATTAACTATACATCTTTGTTCGACCGATATCCGGGTGGAGGGACTTCCAGTTATAATCCCGTGATGCTTGTAAAGGTAATCGTTTATTCCTACCTTAACAATATTTACACCAGTCGAAAGATAGAAGCTGCCCTAAAGGAAAATATTCATCACATGTGGATAAGCGGTATGCAGCAACCTGATCACAATTCAATAAACAGGTTCCGCAAGGATAAGCTGAGTCTATCCCTGAAAAACCTCTTTACACAGGTGGTTGAACTACTGGTAGAACAGAAAGTCTTGAGCATAAAAGAGTTGTATTTAGACGGTACAAAGATAGAGGCGAATGCCAATAAATATACCTTTGTTTGGGGCAATGCCATCAAATCAAACAAAGAGAAAATGAAGAGACAGCTTAAGGATATTTGGGAATTTGCTCAAACACAGGCCTCAGAGGATGAGAAGGAAGATTTTCCCTTTGAGTACCATGAGCCCGATCCTGAGAGTGTCAAGGAGGCAATAGAGAGGATTAATAAATCTCTGGCAGACAGCGAGGCCGAGGTACCGGCAAAGCTAAAGCAGAAGTTGAAATACGCAGAGAAGAACTGGCCGGTGAATCTGAAGAAATATCAGGAGCAGGAGGGTATACTTGGTGAGAGGAAGTCGTATAGCAAGACAGATAAAGATGCGACATTCATGCGGATGAAGGAAGATCACATGATGAACGGGCAGTTAAAAGCGGGTTATAATGTAGAGATAGCAACGAACAACCAGTTAGTGGTAAGTTATGATATTTTCCAGAAACCTGCTGATGCAACGACATTACCTGATGTAGTAAAGGGAATACAGCAAGAGTATGGAGAGAGCCCTGAGTACTTAATTGCGGATGCGGGTTATGGGTCTGAGGAGAATTACCAGTTCCTACATAAGGAGGGAATAAAGGGAGTAATAAAGTACAATTACTATGATGCTAAGAAGAAGAGAAAAAGTAAGTACCCATTCAGTCACGAGAATCTTTACTATAATCAGGAAGAGGATTGTTTAATCTGTCCGATGGGTCAGAGAATGGATAATGTAGGAAAACGGCACAGAAAAACAGAAAATGGTTACACACTTGAGTTGAGCAGGTACAAGGCGAAGAACTGTGAGGGATGTCCACTTCGGGGAGCATGTCACAAAGGTGCCGGGGAGAGAATTATAGAAATAAGTCATACAGGGAGAGAACTAAGACAGAAGGCGGAAGAGATACTCGAATCAGAGACCGGAGCAGAACTCTACAGACGGAGAAAGATAGATGTGGAGCCGGTCTTCGGAAACATAAAGCAAAACATGGGATTTACGAGGTTCACACTTCGAGGAAAGAAGGGTGTGCTGACAGAGTTGGGATTGGTAGCTTTTGCTCACAATTTTAGAAAGATAATATTAGGCAAAATGTTCGAATTTACCCCAAATTTTGCTTAAAAAAGGGTTAATACCCTTTTTTTGTGATCAAAAAACACAAAAGTTACTTTGGTTAATGAACAATTACAAGTTTTGTTCAAAAAACTGGTAAAATGACAAAAAAAAGAGGCTGCTGGATAATTACTATCGAGACAGCCTCTTTTTTATTAATTAACAGCTTCTTTTCTTTTTAGCAATTTTTTGATTCTGGCTCCTGTGTTATCCACAAGTTCATAAACCACAGGAACAAGAACGAGGGTAAGAAGCAGGGAACTTGACAGACCACCTATAATGCCCCAGGCAAGTCCTGATTTCCACTCTGATCCATCACTTGATGACATTGCTATTGGTATCATACCCATGATCATCGTAAGGGTTGTCATCACGATTGGTCTCAACCTCGATCTTCCGGCTTCAACAAGTGCATCTCTTGATGAAACCCCTTGTTCAAGTTTCATCTGGTTTGCCCGGTCAACGAGGAGAATAGCATTTTTCGCCACCAGTCCAACAAGCATTACTATTCCGAGCATGGAGAAAATTGATAGAGATTTCATCGCCATCGCAAGGGCAAGAAGTGCTCCAACCATGGCAACCGGTATTGAAAAGAGCACTACAAAAGGATATACCCAGTTATCGTATAAAGCAACCATAATCAGATACACGAACAAGATTGCCGCAGTAAGTGCAAGGAACATGCTGGAGAATGATTCACCCTGCATCTTTACATCTCCCATGTACTTGAAGGTCACACCTGCAGGGAAATTAACTTTTGCTCTTGCAATATCAATGTCCTGAGCGATAGAACCGGTGGGTCTTCCAACTGCCTGCGAGTAAACATAGAGAGCGTTACTTCTGTCGGTTCTTGTCAATTTTGAAGGACCTGTTGTCGACTCAAGTGTAGCAAACTGACTTAGCTTAACCTGTTTTCCGGTTCGCGAAGTAAATATCATTTCCTCGAGCGAAGAGGTTTTATTTCGGGAGACATTATCGAGCATGATTCTGATATCAAACTCGTTCCGGCCGTCCCGGAATTTGGTGTTATTATCACCTGTAAAAGCGATTCTTAATGTCTGTCCCACTTCTGCAAGAGTCAGTCCGTAGCTCGCCATAAGTCTTCTGTTGACTTTGACAGAAATTTCTTTCTTACCCTGTTCAGAAGATAGTCTGACATCAGCAGTACCCGGTACTTTTTTGATGACTTCGGCGAGTTTTTCGGCGGCTACTCTTACACTGTCGAGGTTAGCACCGGAAACCACGAGCATAATCGGCGTTTGATTGGCAGTACCAAAAATACCAATTGGATTAACATGAACTTTTAATCCTGGCCTAGCATTCAACTTCTGGCGTATTTCTTCACTTATCTCATCGGTTGATCTTTTTCTCTCTTTTCTTGGGATCAGCGTTACATCGATAGAAGATATATTGTTGGCATTTTGACCGAGCATTCCTTCTGCTGCAAGTCCGGCAGTCGTGTTAATTCTTTTGACCTCCGGAATCTGAGAAATTATCTTTTCAATTTCCATCGATTTGAAATTTGTTTCCCTGATATTGGTTGACGATGGCATCTCGACAACGACAGTAAATTCACCTCTGTCTGCGACAGTCATAAATTCTCCACCTATGAAGCCGAGAGGGACGAGACTTAAAGAGCCCAGAAAAAGAACTGTAGTAACAAGGAACACTGTTTTCTTATGGTTCAGACCCCATTTTAGAAGTGCAATGTAATCCTCGGTCAACTTTTTGAATGCTCTCTCAAATCCGTTAACAAATCTGCCGAAGAGTGTATTTTCGGAGAACTTTTCAATGTTCGAGAACCTTGATGCCAGCATTGGAGTAATCGTAAACGAAACCAGCAGACTCATAAGAGTGGATACTACAACAACGAGAGAAAACTGCCTCAAAATATTACCCACGATACCCGTTACTAAAGCAAGCGGAAGGAAAACCGCCACATCCACAAGGGTAATTGACAGAGCGGCAAATCCAATCTCATTTCTTCCTTTCAGAGCTGCAACCCGTCTGTCCGCACCTTTTTCCAGGTGGTGATAAATATTTTCCAGCACCACGATAGAATCGTCGACGAGGATACCCACGACGAGAGACAGAGCCAACAGGGTCATCAGGTTGAGTGTAAATCCAAACGCATATATCGCTATAAAGGTGGAAATCAAGGATGATGGAATTGCGATCAATACGATTACCGAGTTCCTGAATGAATGCAGGAATAGAAGCATCACAAGCGCAACAAGAACCACCGCGATTGCAAGATCTTCTTTTACAGCATCGGCTGCAGCGATAGTATAGAGCGAACCATCCTGAGCAATATCGAACTTTAAATTGATATTCGAATACTGTTTTTCAAGTTCGAGGAGGGTTTGCTTACTTACTTTTGCAACTTCCACTGCGTTAGCGTCCGATTGCTTTTGTATGAGCACTCCCACAGATGGAACTCCATCAATACGCGATTGCTGGGTGAATTCCTTGGTGCCATCAATAACTTCCGCGACATCGCTTAGCATTATGTCTGAGCCATTGAAGTTTCGCAGAATCACCATATTTCGAAGATCGTCGATATTATTGAACTTACCTGCGATTCTGACCACATATTGTGCATCAGCGTCTTTGATTGCACCCGCAGGAAAATCCAGATTTGAAGCCCGGATAATCTGAGTGACTGTATTTATTGAAAGATTGTAACTCTTTAATTTCTGCTCATTTAGGAGGATTTGAATTTCGCGTTCCTGACCTCCCACAAATGAAATTTGAGCAACACCTTTTACCTGTGCGAGTTCAGGCTTCACAAAATCATTCAGAAAGGTTCTAAACTCGTTTGGTGGAAGGTTGCTTGTTGTACCGATTCTTAAAATGGGGATCTCATCAAGAGCAATTTTAAGAAGTGTAGGCGGATCGATGTCATCCGGGAGCTTTGCCACTATCTGGTTTACTCTTCTTTGAGCATCCTGTAGAGCAAGATCTATATTCACAGACTGATTAAACTCAACTGTAATGAGGGATAAATTTTCTGAAGAAGTTGCATTTACAGTGGATACCTGATCCTGTCCGGAGACTGCATCTTCAATTATTTTGGTAACCGAAGTTTCCACTTCATCGGGTGATGCACCCGGATAAGTGGTAATGATCACTATTACAGGGGGGCTGATTTTTGGGAGCAACTCATAGCTCAGTTGCTGGTAACTGAAAAGTCCTAAAAGAATCAGTACCGTAAACAGAACAATGATCAGGGAGGGTCGCTTGATCGATAATTCAGTAATTGTCATTTTTTGTTCTCAAACTTATTTTGATTTAACGATATTTACAGGACTGCCATCTCTCAAATTTACCTGACCCGATAT
This genomic window from Ignavibacteria bacterium contains:
- a CDS encoding IS1182 family transposase, with product MKKTPKTPAFKPYDQHQMFLFPPSIEDMIPKEHPVRVVNSILDKINYTSLFDRYPGGGTSSYNPVMLVKVIVYSYLNNIYTSRKIEAALKENIHHMWISGMQQPDHNSINRFRKDKLSLSLKNLFTQVVELLVEQKVLSIKELYLDGTKIEANANKYTFVWGNAIKSNKEKMKRQLKDIWEFAQTQASEDEKEDFPFEYHEPDPESVKEAIERINKSLADSEAEVPAKLKQKLKYAEKNWPVNLKKYQEQEGILGERKSYSKTDKDATFMRMKEDHMMNGQLKAGYNVEIATNNQLVVSYDIFQKPADATTLPDVVKGIQQEYGESPEYLIADAGYGSEENYQFLHKEGIKGVIKYNYYDAKKKRKSKYPFSHENLYYNQEEDCLICPMGQRMDNVGKRHRKTENGYTLELSRYKAKNCEGCPLRGACHKGAGERIIEISHTGRELRQKAEEILESETGAELYRRRKIDVEPVFGNIKQNMGFTRFTLRGKKGVLTELGLVAFAHNFRKIILGKMFEFTPNFA
- a CDS encoding efflux RND transporter permease subunit translates to MTITELSIKRPSLIIVLFTVLILLGLFSYQQLSYELLPKISPPVIVIITTYPGASPDEVETSVTKIIEDAVSGQDQVSTVNATSSENLSLITVEFNQSVNIDLALQDAQRRVNQIVAKLPDDIDPPTLLKIALDEIPILRIGTTSNLPPNEFRTFLNDFVKPELAQVKGVAQISFVGGQEREIQILLNEQKLKSYNLSINTVTQIIRASNLDFPAGAIKDADAQYVVRIAGKFNNIDDLRNMVILRNFNGSDIMLSDVAEVIDGTKEFTQQSRIDGVPSVGVLIQKQSDANAVEVAKVSKQTLLELEKQYSNINLKFDIAQDGSLYTIAAADAVKEDLAIAVVLVALVMLLFLHSFRNSVIVLIAIPSSLISTFIAIYAFGFTLNLMTLLALSLVVGILVDDSIVVLENIYHHLEKGADRRVAALKGRNEIGFAALSITLVDVAVFLPLALVTGIVGNILRQFSLVVVVSTLMSLLVSFTITPMLASRFSNIEKFSENTLFGRFVNGFERAFKKLTEDYIALLKWGLNHKKTVFLVTTVLFLGSLSLVPLGFIGGEFMTVADRGEFTVVVEMPSSTNIRETNFKSMEIEKIISQIPEVKRINTTAGLAAEGMLGQNANNISSIDVTLIPRKERKRSTDEISEEIRQKLNARPGLKVHVNPIGIFGTANQTPIMLVVSGANLDSVRVAAEKLAEVIKKVPGTADVRLSSEQGKKEISVKVNRRLMASYGLTLAEVGQTLRIAFTGDNNTKFRDGRNEFDIRIMLDNVSRNKTSSLEEMIFTSRTGKQVKLSQFATLESTTGPSKLTRTDRSNALYVYSQAVGRPTGSIAQDIDIARAKVNFPAGVTFKYMGDVKMQGESFSSMFLALTAAILFVYLIMVALYDNWVYPFVVLFSIPVAMVGALLALAMAMKSLSIFSMLGIVMLVGLVAKNAILLVDRANQMKLEQGVSSRDALVEAGRSRLRPIVMTTLTMIMGMIPIAMSSSDGSEWKSGLAWGIIGGLSSSLLLTLVLVPVVYELVDNTGARIKKLLKRKEAVN